A single Carassius carassius chromosome 3, fCarCar2.1, whole genome shotgun sequence DNA region contains:
- the ascl1b gene encoding achaete-scute homolog 1b, with amino-acid sequence MEAAVIATTQMTQDVFYQHFSETQQDRECKVLKRQRSSSPELLRCKRRLTFNGLGYSIPQQQPMAVARRNERERNRVKQVNMGFQTLRQHVPNGAANKKMSKVETLRSAVEYIRALQQLLDEHDAVSAVLQCGVPSPSVSNAYSAGSESPRSAYSSDEGSYEHLSSEEQELLDFTTWFDRYESGASLSTKDWC; translated from the exons ATGGAGGCAGCTGTCATCGCTACGACGCAAATGACTCAAGATGTGTTTTACCAGCATTTTTCGGAGACCCAGCAGGACAGGGAATGCAAAGTGCTGAAGAGACAGCGCTCGAGCAGCCCAGAGCTTCTCAGGTGCAAGAGGAGACTGACCTTCAACGGACTCGGCTATAGCATCCCTCAGCAGCAGCCCATGGCGGTGGCCAGACGCAACGAGCGCGAAAGAAACCGCGTCAAGCAGGTGAACATGGGCTTCCAGACGCTTCGCCAGCACGTGCCCAACGGAGCGGCGAACAAGAAGATGAGCAAAGTGGAGACTCTGCGCTCGGCGGTGGAGTACATCCGAGCGCTTCAGCAGCTGCTGGATGAGCACGACGCCGTGTCTGCCGTGTTACAGTGCGGTGTCCCGTCTCCGTCTGTCTCCAACGCGTACTCGGCGGGCTCGGAGTCTCCTCGTTCGGCTTATTCCTCTGACGAGGGCAGCTACGAGCATCTCAGCTCTGAGGAGCAAGAGCTGCTGGACTTCACCACATGGTTCGACAGATATGAATCAG GTGCTTCACTCTCTACTAAAGATTGGTGCTGA
- the si:ch211-210p4.6 gene encoding malignant fibrous histiocytoma-amplified sequence 1: MPLLNGNQNGKKEENFAGKKLRALPYELLQRGGDAVKVDLQKNRLKQITGINQLKNLTELILCRNEFTDFPVDIRGLHQLEKLYIHQNTIKTIPENVFPSLEKLRFLKLSTNRLEQLPQDINRCQHLIYLNLSNNCLRDLDPVVGLSHLKELYVERNRLADLPELLFQNSSLTLFKANGNPLRKPPQEVCAGGLKDIQNYFAMLEANAPNQKTVKTMFLGNSMAGKSTLCCSLKQGCSVPVDKDNRTVGIEISEVDIEGIRFIFWDFAGQEEYYITHHVFITAQAFVILAINLSSYNMDAQSFKENVGFWIKNLQVRIPDSVVLLVGTHVDQCTDENDVKEKKKHIRDQVNEMVKTHIANLEQHKKNFQDKEDSSLYYDQINQIERLIEYKLKVLDLVPIDCTKKEDIVKLGDHIKSVVLNTDTFPSIEQTLPRSYYEVEKDIRELLKNGDIAEHGIVSQTTLLYDLKKRHSTLDDEKLKLILQYLHRIGVIMWYKEIPELTGSLFVEPPFLISLFKAIVRHDLVLELNKISSAQLKSENALTVQKKRWISDYKYRASLNNVAIRILVRTELQNTYRITDEDLIEEVVGSNKKEGSLLSLLKHFDVCLSTKHNSPLNPKANEFCPKTKWVASNPIVYEPDACLFPSYLPDNKQVEQKWESDNPEDLNIHVYFLPEIPHGFFHRLAIRACSLYSPYWIGKDQCMLCCGDRRFLLRERREEDQFIEIRCKENELETSEDIQKAWEVIRKIMIRLNKLTEQWQGLCLTVHTPCKSSDCDEYFEWNDWQEWLEDSGTSKFNIGLEEKHTCPNGHQRRTELLFPRTPDAST; the protein is encoded by the exons ATGCCCCTTTTAAATG GAAATCAAAAtggcaaaaaagaagaaaactttGCTGGAAAGAAACTCAGAGCCCTTCCCTATGAGCTACTTCAGAGGGGTGGAGATGCAGTCAAGGTAGATCTACAgaaaaacagactcaaacagatcACTGGTATCAATCAGCTGAAAAACCTGACGGAGCTCATCCTGTGCAGGAATGAGTTCACTGATTTCCCTGTGGACATTAGAGGGTTACACCAGTTGGAGAAACTTTATATCCATCAGAACACTATCAAAACCATTCCAGAAAATGTTTTTCCATCCTTGGAGAAACTTCGATTTCTAAAGTTGAGCACCAATCGACTTGAACAGCTACCCCAGGACATAAACAGGTGCCAACATCTCATCTACCTAAACCTGTCCAACAACTGCCTGAGGGATTTGGATCCTGTTGTGGGCCTTTCACACCTAAAAGAACTTTATGTCGAGAGGAACCGGTTAGCTGACCTACCAGAACTACTCTTTCAAAACAGTAGCTTAACTCTGTTCAAAGCTAATGGTAACCCTCTTAGAAAGCCCCCTCAGGAGGTGTGTGCAGGGGGATTGAAAGATATCCAGAACTACTTTGCGATGCTTGAGGCGAACGCCCCAAATCAGAAAACTGTGAAGACTATGTTTCTGGGGAACTCCATGGCAGGGAAATCCACTCTGTGCTGTAGTCTGAAGCAGGGTTGCTCTGTACCAGTGGACAAGGATAATCGTACGGTAGGGATCGAAATCAGTGAAGTCGATATTGAGGGTATTCGTTTTATCTTTTGGGACTTTGCTGGACAAGAGGAATACTACATCACCCATCATGTGTTTATAACAGCTCAAGCCTTTGTCATACTTGCCATCAACCTTTCCAG ttaCAACATGGATGCCCAGAGTTTCAAGGAGAATGTGGGATTCTGGATCAAAAATCTTCAGGTTAGGATACCAGACTCAGTAGTTCTGCTTGTGGGCACTCATGTTGACCAATGCACAGATGAGAATGatgtgaaagaaaagaaaaaacacatcagAGACCAGGTGAATGAAATGGTTAAAACACATATAGCTAATTTAGAGCAGCACAAGAAGAACTTCCAGGATAAGGAGGATTCATCTTTGTACTATGACCAGATAAATCAGATTGAAAGACTGATTGAGTACAAACTAAAG GTACTTGACCTTGTACCTATAGATTGCACGAAAAAGGAGGACATTGTCAAGCTAGGTGATCATATCAAAAGTGTGGTTTTAAACACAGATACATTCCCCAGCATAGAACAGACATTACCTAGAAGCTACTATGAGGTGGAGAAGGATATCAGAGAACTTCTGAAAAACGGTGACATTGCTGAGCATG GAATTGTGAGTCAGACCACACTCTTGTATGATCTGAAGAAAAGACATAGTACACTGGACGATGAGAAACTTAAGTTAATTCTTCAGTATCTCCACCGAATTGGAGTCATTATGTGGTACAAGGAAATCCCAGAATTGACTGGTTCTTTGTTTGTAGAACCACCATTCCTCATCTCATtgtttaag GCTATTGTGAGGCATGACCTAGTGCTGGAACTGAACAAGATTTCCTCTGCACAGCTGAAATCAGAAAATGCGCTTACAGTACAAAAGAAAAGATGGATCAGCGACTATAAATACAGAGCATCCTTAAACAATGTGGCTATCAGGATCCTAGTGCGTACTGAGCTCCAGAATACATATCGCATTACTGATGAAGATCTAATTGAGGAGGTGGTTGGGTCCAATAAGAAGGAAGGAAGTCTCCTTTCACTACTAAAACACTTTGATGTATGCTTGTCGACCAAACATAACAGTCCTCTCAATCCAAAAGCCAACGAATTCTGTCCGAAGACAAAATGGGTGGCCTCAAATCCGATTGTGTATGAGCCAGATGCTTGTCTGTTCCCAAGTTATCTTCCAGACAACAAACAGGTAGAGCAAAAGTGGGAATCAGACAATCCAGAGGACCTAAATATCCATGTTTACTTCCTACCTGAGATACCACATGGTTTCTTTCACAG GCTTGCCATCAGGGCATGCTCCTTATACTCTCCATACTGGATCGGAAAAGACCAGTGTATGCTGTGCTGTGGTGACAGACGGTTTCTACTCAGAGAACGCCGTGAGGAGGACCAGTTTATCGAGATCCGCTGCAAAGAGAATGAGC TGGAAACTTCAGAAGACATCCAGAAAGCATGGGAAGTGATAAGGAAGATTATGATACGGCTGAACAAACTGACAGAACAGTGGCAAGGGTTGTGCCTGACTGTCCACACTCCCTGTAAATCCAGTGACTGTGACGAATACTTTGAATGGAATGACTGGCAAGAATGGTTAGAAGATTCAGGGACAAGCAAGTTTAATAT AGGACTTGAGGAAAAACATACTTGCCCTAATGGACACCAACGAAGGACGGAGTTGCTGTTCCCTAgaa ctcctGATGCTTCGACCTAA